Proteins from one Juglans microcarpa x Juglans regia isolate MS1-56 chromosome 6S, Jm3101_v1.0, whole genome shotgun sequence genomic window:
- the LOC121236625 gene encoding transport and Golgi organization 2 homolog, whose amino-acid sequence MCIAAFAWQVHPLFPFLLLQNRDEYHNRPTKQVAWWEGGDILGGRDEVAGGTWLACSRGGRVAFLTNVLELHNLPEAKSRGDLPVLFLESIKTPKEFAEELITKAHQYNGFNLIVADISSKSMVYVSNRPKGEPIAVQEVSPGIHVLSNAKLDSPWHKAQRLGLSFKEQLCKYGKGEVPVKDMLKMLMRDTVKADESKLPHICSLDWEFNLSSIFVEVNTPLGPYGTRSTAALTVKASGEVSFFEMFLDKDTWKEKTVSYYIQRLKSEIEN is encoded by the exons ATGTGTATAGCTGCGTTTGCTTGGCAAGTCCACCCGCTCTTCCCTTTTCTTCTCTTGCAGAACAGAGATGAATACCACAACAG GCCTACAAAGCAAGTGGCATGGTGGGAAGGTGGTGATATACTAGGAGGGAGAGATGAGGTTGCAGGAGGGACATGGTTGGCTTGTTCAAGAGGAGGGAGGGTGGCTTTTCTAACAAACGTGCTGGAGCTTCATAATCTCCCTGAGGCAAAGAGTCGTGGAGACCTGCCTGTGCTTTTCTTAGAG AGCATAAAGACTCCAAAGGAGTTTGCAGAGGAACTGATTACAAAGGCCCATCAGTATAACGGGTTTAACCTTATTGTGGCTGATATCTCTTCCAAATCCATGGTTTATGTCTCCAACAGGCCGAAAGGAGAACCCATTGCTGTTCAAGAGGTTTCACCAGGCATTCATGTTCTTTCGAATGCAAAGCTTGACTCCCCATGGCATAAG GCTCAGCGCTTAGGGCTGAGTTTTAAGGAACAGTTGTGTAAATATGGTAAGGGAGAGGTACCTGTGAAAGATATGCTTAAGATGCTAATGAGAGACACAGTTAAAGCAGATGAAAGCAAATTACCTCATATTTGTTCCCTCGACTGGGAGTTCAACTTGAGCTCCATATTCGTTGAAGTCAACACCCCACTG GGACCTTATGGCACCAGGAGCACTGCTGCATTAACTGTAAAAGCAAGTGGGGAAGTAAGCTTCTTTGAGATGTTTCTTGACAAGGAcacttggaaagaaaaaactgTTAGTTACTACATTCAGAGGCTGAAGTCAGAGATAGAGAATTGA